The Helicobacter pylori genome includes a window with the following:
- a CDS encoding KdsC family phosphatase: protein MIKLLLLDVDGTLTDGSLYFDENFHEFKVFNVKDGLGMTLWQKLGKKIAIITGRTSTMVKKRMESLGVQFVFMGVENKSVVVERLKKDLQLNAQEIACVGDDYNDLGMFKACAWSFAPFDAHPLLKNKAYKVLQNSGGKGAVREAIDYLLTLEGLQDEALKLYL, encoded by the coding sequence AGTTGTTGCTTTTAGATGTGGATGGCACGCTCACAGACGGATCGTTGTATTTTGATGAAAATTTTCACGAATTCAAGGTTTTTAATGTCAAAGACGGGCTTGGCATGACGCTGTGGCAAAAATTAGGCAAAAAAATCGCTATCATTACAGGAAGAACTTCAACAATGGTGAAAAAACGCATGGAGAGTTTAGGCGTTCAGTTTGTTTTTATGGGCGTTGAAAATAAAAGCGTGGTTGTGGAGCGGCTCAAAAAAGACTTGCAATTAAACGCGCAAGAAATCGCATGCGTAGGCGATGATTACAACGATTTAGGCATGTTTAAGGCATGCGCTTGGAGTTTCGCTCCTTTTGATGCGCACCCCTTGCTTAAAAATAAGGCCTATAAAGTGTTGCAAAACTCAGGGGGCAAGGGGGCCGTTAGGGAAGCGATTGATTATCTTTTAACATTAGAAGGCTTGCAAGATGAAGCGCTCAAGCTTTACCTCTAA
- the lptA gene encoding lipopolysaccharide transport periplasmic protein LptA, with amino-acid sequence MRWWCVLVCCFGLLSVMSAQKTENKGLKKERELLEITGNQFVANDKTKTAVIQGNVQIKKGKDRLFADKVSVFLNDKRKPERYEATGNTHFNIFTEDNREISGSADKLIYNALNGEYKLLQNAVVREVGKSNVITGDEIILNKAKGYADVLGSAKRPAKFVFDMEDINEENRKAKLKKKGAKEKP; translated from the coding sequence ATGCGTTGGTGGTGTGTTCTTGTGTGTTGTTTTGGTCTTTTAAGCGTGATGAGCGCTCAAAAAACAGAGAATAAAGGTTTGAAAAAAGAAAGAGAACTTTTAGAAATTACTGGCAACCAATTTGTAGCGAACGACAAAACCAAAACCGCCGTTATTCAAGGCAATGTGCAGATCAAAAAAGGTAAAGATCGGTTGTTTGCGGATAAGGTGAGCGTGTTTTTAAACGATAAACGAAAGCCAGAGCGCTATGAAGCCACAGGGAACACGCATTTTAACATCTTTACAGAGGACAATCGTGAAATCAGCGGGAGCGCTGACAAGCTCATTTATAATGCGTTGAATGGGGAATACAAATTGTTGCAAAATGCGGTGGTTAGAGAAGTGGGGAAATCTAATGTCATCACCGGCGATGAAATCATTTTAAACAAAGCTAAGGGTTATGCTGACGTGTTGGGGAGCGCGAAACGGCCCGCTAAATTCGTGTTTGATATGGAAGATATTAATGAAGAAAATCGTAAGGCTAAATTGAAGAAGAAAGGCGCTAAGGAAAAACCATGA
- the yihA gene encoding ribosome biogenesis GTP-binding protein YihA/YsxC gives MIAIKDAHFLTSSSQLSQCPASLTSEMVILGRSNVGKSSFINTLLGKNLAKSSATPGKTRLANFFSTTWEDKENALTTTFNVIDLPGFGYAKVSKSLKKEWEGFLWELLSVRVSIKLFIHLVDARHLDLEIDKNAKENIQALLRPDQAYLSLFTKFDKLNKNEQHRLFLNAPKPFLINTIHFNALSSKYPTLETVRQTLLKHLLTNPL, from the coding sequence ATGATCGCTATTAAAGACGCTCATTTTCTCACTTCTTCTAGCCAACTTTCGCAATGCCCTGCGAGCTTGACTTCTGAGATGGTCATTTTAGGGCGCAGCAATGTAGGTAAAAGCTCGTTTATTAATACTTTGTTAGGAAAAAATCTCGCCAAAAGTTCAGCAACGCCTGGAAAAACCCGTTTAGCGAATTTTTTTTCCACCACTTGGGAAGATAAAGAAAACGCCTTAACGACCACTTTTAATGTGATTGATTTGCCCGGGTTTGGCTACGCTAAAGTTTCTAAAAGCTTGAAAAAAGAATGGGAGGGGTTTTTATGGGAATTGTTGAGCGTTAGGGTTTCTATCAAACTTTTTATCCATTTAGTGGATGCACGCCATTTGGATTTAGAAATTGATAAAAACGCTAAAGAAAACATTCAAGCCCTTTTAAGGCCCGATCAAGCCTACCTTTCTCTTTTTACGAAATTTGACAAATTGAATAAAAACGAGCAGCACCGCCTTTTTTTAAACGCTCCTAAACCTTTTTTAATCAATACTATCCATTTTAACGCTCTTTCTTCAAAATACCCCACCCTTGAAACAGTGCGCCAAACCCTTTTGAAACACTTGCTCACTAACCCTTTATAA
- the mrdA gene encoding penicillin-binding protein 2: protein MKNLRYKLLLFVFIGFWGLLVLNLFILSVKNQEYYEKLAERNMTKKEFLIPTRGNITDRNHEFLATNELVFGVFLPSGLKQKELLEKIEIIQKFFPNFSKETLLNTYQKENSLYNHNLIKVVGFIPYATMQPLYTKLIQTQGIFALPLDKRYYPNNALASHVLGYVGVASLQDLKDDEENQYSQIVGKTGIEKEYNKLLQGKVGYKIMRVNALNQELATLEVVPPSTNNHLQLSLDKRLQKEADKLFENKRGAILVMDAENGELLVAGSYPEYNLNDFVGGISQDKWQKLQDDIYNPLLNRFANALYPPGSVVKMGVGLSFLENLHITENTTIPTPPFIEVGKRKFRDWKKTGHGNSNLYKAIRESVDVYFYKFGLEISIEKLSKTLREVGFGEKTGVDLPNEFVGIVPDNLWKLKRFNQAWRVGDTLITAIGQGSFLATPLQVLAYTGLIATGKLATPHFAINNQQPLKDPLNSFQKKKLQALRVGMYEVCNHKDGTAYHSTRGSKVTLACKTGTAQVVEIAQNIVNRMKEKDMEYFHRSHAWITAFLPYEKPKYAITILVEHGEGGSKLGGLLVKMSNKLYELGYL, encoded by the coding sequence ATGAAAAATCTTCGCTATAAGCTTTTACTCTTTGTTTTTATAGGGTTTTGGGGGTTATTGGTTTTAAATTTATTTATTTTAAGCGTTAAAAATCAAGAATACTATGAAAAACTGGCTGAACGAAACATGACTAAAAAGGAATTTCTAATCCCTACAAGGGGCAATATTACAGACAGAAACCATGAGTTTTTAGCCACTAATGAATTGGTGTTTGGCGTGTTTTTACCCAGCGGATTGAAACAAAAAGAACTTTTAGAAAAAATTGAAATAATCCAAAAGTTTTTCCCTAACTTTTCTAAAGAAACGCTTTTAAACACTTACCAAAAAGAAAATTCGCTTTATAACCATAACCTCATTAAAGTGGTTGGCTTCATTCCTTATGCCACCATGCAACCTCTTTATACCAAACTCATCCAAACTCAAGGCATTTTTGCACTTCCCTTAGACAAGCGCTACTACCCTAATAACGCTTTAGCTTCGCATGTTTTAGGCTATGTGGGGGTGGCAAGCTTGCAAGACTTGAAAGACGATGAAGAAAATCAATACAGCCAGATTGTGGGCAAAACCGGCATTGAAAAAGAATATAACAAGCTTTTACAAGGCAAGGTGGGCTATAAAATCATGCGTGTCAATGCACTCAATCAAGAATTAGCCACCTTAGAAGTCGTGCCGCCAAGCACCAACAACCACTTGCAATTGAGTTTAGACAAACGCTTGCAAAAAGAAGCGGACAAGCTCTTTGAAAATAAAAGGGGGGCTATTTTAGTGATGGATGCAGAAAATGGGGAATTGCTCGTTGCAGGAAGTTACCCTGAATACAATTTGAACGATTTTGTAGGCGGGATCAGTCAAGACAAATGGCAAAAACTTCAAGATGATATTTATAACCCCTTATTAAACCGCTTCGCTAACGCCTTGTATCCGCCGGGATCTGTGGTTAAAATGGGCGTGGGGTTGAGCTTTTTAGAAAACCTTCATATCACAGAAAACACCACCATACCCACCCCCCCCTTTATTGAAGTGGGTAAGCGCAAATTTAGGGATTGGAAAAAAACCGGGCATGGCAATTCTAATTTGTATAAAGCGATTAGAGAGTCCGTGGATGTGTATTTTTATAAGTTTGGGCTTGAAATCTCTATAGAAAAACTCTCTAAAACCTTAAGGGAAGTGGGCTTTGGGGAAAAAACGGGCGTTGATTTGCCGAATGAATTTGTGGGGATTGTGCCGGATAATTTGTGGAAACTCAAACGCTTCAATCAAGCTTGGCGCGTTGGGGACACGCTCATTACCGCTATTGGGCAAGGCTCTTTTTTAGCTACGCCCTTGCAGGTTCTAGCCTACACGGGGCTCATTGCTACGGGCAAACTGGCAACGCCTCATTTCGCTATCAACAACCAACAACCGCTCAAAGATCCCCTGAATAGCTTTCAAAAAAAGAAGCTCCAAGCCTTGAGAGTGGGCATGTATGAAGTGTGTAACCATAAAGACGGCACCGCTTATCATTCCACAAGGGGTTCTAAGGTTACTTTAGCGTGTAAAACCGGCACCGCGCAAGTCGTGGAAATCGCTCAAAACATCGTCAACCGCATGAAAGAAAAGGATATGGAATATTTCCATCGATCCCATGCGTGGATTACCGCATTCTTGCCTTATGAAAAACCCAAATACGCTATCACTATTTTAGTAGAACATGGGGAAGGGGGGTCAAAACTAGGGGGATTGTTAGTGAAAATGAGTAATAAACTCTATGAACTTGGCTATCTTTAA
- a CDS encoding MetQ/NlpA family ABC transporter substrate-binding protein yields the protein MNIFKRIISVGVIALGFFNLLDAKHHKEKKENHKITRELKVGANPVPHAQILQSVVDDLKEKGIKLVIVSFTDYVLPNLALNDGSLDANYFQHRPYLDRFNLDRKMHLVGLANIHVEPLRFYSQKITDIKNLKKGSVIAVPNDPANQGRALILLHKQGLIALKDPSNLYATEFDIVKNPYNIKIKPLEAALLPKVLGDVDGAIVTGNYALQAKLTGALFSEDKDSPYANLIAAREDNAQDEAIKALIEALQSEKTRKFILDTYKGAIIPAF from the coding sequence ATGAATATATTCAAGCGTATTATTAGTGTAGGGGTAATTGCTTTAGGTTTTTTTAACCTTTTAGACGCCAAACACCACAAAGAAAAAAAAGAAAACCACAAAATCACTCGTGAGCTTAAAGTGGGCGCTAACCCTGTGCCGCATGCGCAGATCTTGCAATCAGTCGTGGATGATTTGAAAGAGAAAGGGATCAAATTAGTGATCGTGTCTTTTACGGATTATGTGTTGCCTAATTTAGCGCTCAATGACGGCTCTTTAGACGCGAATTACTTCCAACACCGCCCTTATTTGGATCGGTTTAATTTGGACAGAAAAATGCACCTTGTTGGTTTGGCCAATATCCATGTGGAGCCTTTAAGATTTTATTCTCAAAAAATCACGGACATTAAAAACCTTAAAAAAGGATCAGTGATTGCTGTGCCAAACGATCCGGCCAATCAAGGCAGGGCGTTGATTTTACTGCATAAGCAAGGCCTTATCGCTCTCAAAGACCCAAGCAATCTATACGCTACGGAGTTTGATATTGTCAAAAATCCTTACAACATCAAAATCAAGCCTTTAGAAGCCGCACTATTGCCTAAAGTTTTAGGGGATGTGGATGGGGCTATTGTAACAGGGAATTATGCCTTGCAAGCAAAACTCACCGGAGCCTTATTTTCAGAAGACAAGGACTCGCCTTATGCCAATCTAATAGCCGCTCGTGAGGATAACGCGCAAGATGAAGCCATAAAAGCGCTGATTGAAGCTTTGCAGAGTGAAAAGACCAGGAAATTTATTTTGGATACCTATAAGGGAGCGATTATCCCGGCTTTTTAA
- a CDS encoding peroxiredoxin gives MLVTKLAPDFKAPAVLGNNEVDEHFELSKNLGKNGAILFFWPKDFTFVCPTEIIAFDKRVKDFHEKGFNVIGVSIDSEQVHFAWKNTPVEKGGIGQVSFPMVADITKSISRDYDVLFEEAIALRGAFLIDKNMKVRHAVINDLPLGRNADEMLRMVDALLHFEEHGEVCPAGWRKGDKGMKATHQGVAEYLKENSIKL, from the coding sequence ATGTTAGTTACAAAACTTGCCCCCGATTTTAAAGCGCCTGCCGTTTTAGGAAACAATGAGGTTGATGAACACTTTGAGCTTTCTAAAAATTTAGGCAAAAATGGTGCGATCCTTTTCTTTTGGCCAAAAGATTTTACTTTTGTATGCCCTACAGAAATCATTGCGTTTGACAAAAGAGTGAAAGACTTCCACGAAAAAGGCTTTAATGTGATTGGCGTGTCTATTGACAGCGAACAAGTGCATTTTGCATGGAAGAACACCCCTGTGGAAAAAGGCGGTATCGGTCAAGTGTCTTTTCCTATGGTGGCTGATATTACTAAGAGCATTTCTAGAGATTATGATGTGCTGTTTGAAGAAGCGATCGCTTTGAGAGGTGCTTTTTTGATTGACAAAAACATGAAAGTAAGACACGCAGTGATCAATGACTTGCCATTAGGTAGGAATGCAGACGAGATGCTTCGCATGGTAGACGCTCTCTTACACTTTGAAGAACATGGTGAAGTGTGCCCAGCAGGCTGGAGAAAAGGCGATAAAGGCATGAAAGCGACTCACCAAGGCGTTGCAGAGTATCTTAAAGAAAATTCCATTAAGCTTTAA
- a CDS encoding ABC transporter substrate-binding protein — protein sequence MLIARFKKALISYSLGALIVSSLLGVANASVQEVKVKDYFGEQTIKLPVSKIIYLGSFAEVPAMFNTWDKVVGVSDYAFKSDIVKATLKDPKRIKSMSSDHVAALNVELLKKLSPDLVVTFVGNPKAVEHAKKFGISFLSFQEKTIAEVMEDIDAQAKALEIDASKKLAKMQETLDFIKERLKDVKKKKGVELFHKANKISGHQALDSDILEKGGIDNFGLKYVKFGRADISVEKIVKENPEIIFIWWVSPLIPEDVLNNPKFSTIKAIKNKQVYKLPTMDIGGPRAPLISLYIALKAHPEAFKGVDINAMVKDYYKVVFDLNDAEIEPFLWH from the coding sequence ATGCTAATCGCTCGCTTTAAAAAAGCTTTAATCTCTTATTCTTTAGGTGCGCTTATTGTTTCATCTTTATTGGGCGTGGCTAACGCTTCAGTGCAAGAAGTTAAAGTCAAGGATTATTTCGGGGAGCAAACTATAAAGCTTCCTGTTTCTAAAATAATCTACTTGGGTAGCTTTGCAGAAGTGCCTGCAATGTTCAATACTTGGGATAAGGTTGTAGGCGTTTCGGATTACGCTTTTAAATCTGATATTGTTAAAGCCACTCTCAAAGATCCTAAACGCATTAAATCCATGAGCAGTGATCATGTGGCGGCGTTGAATGTGGAGCTTTTAAAAAAGCTTAGCCCCGATCTTGTTGTAACCTTTGTGGGCAACCCCAAAGCGGTAGAGCATGCGAAAAAATTTGGGATTTCATTCCTTTCTTTCCAAGAAAAAACCATTGCGGAAGTCATGGAAGATATTGACGCTCAAGCTAAAGCCTTAGAAATTGACGCTTCTAAAAAACTGGCCAAAATGCAAGAAACTTTGGATTTTATTAAAGAGCGTTTGAAAGATGTCAAAAAGAAAAAAGGGGTGGAACTTTTCCACAAAGCCAATAAGATTAGCGGCCATCAAGCCCTTGATTCAGATATTTTAGAAAAAGGGGGCATAGACAATTTTGGCTTGAAATACGTTAAGTTTGGGCGTGCTGACATTAGCGTGGAAAAAATCGTTAAAGAAAACCCTGAAATCATTTTCATTTGGTGGGTAAGCCCACTCATACCTGAAGACGTGTTAAACAACCCCAAGTTTTCCACCATCAAAGCCATTAAAAACAAGCAAGTCTATAAACTCCCCACAATGGATATTGGCGGGCCTAGAGCCCCACTCATAAGCTTGTATATTGCTTTAAAAGCCCACCCTGAAGCCTTTAAGGGTGTGGATATTAATGCGATGGTTAAAGACTATTATAAAGTGGTTTTTGATTTGAACGATGCAGAAATTGAACCCTTTTTATGGCACTGA
- a CDS encoding FtsW/RodA/SpoVE family cell cycle protein has translation MTTDRNLFFCASLLIFLGVLMSYSLSTYTTVVLYHYGEFHFFIRQLLSAVMGIVIMWGLSRVDPGKWFSCLGFFLLFIPPLLIIGMFFLPESLSSSAGGAKRWIRLGFFSLAPLEFLKIGFTFFLAWSLSRTFVAQEKANVKEELITFVPYSVVFVVLAIGVGVLQNDLGQIVLLGAVLAVLLVFSGGSVHLFGLIVSGAFAISVLAVVTSAHRILRLKLWWSNLQNSLFTLLPDKLANALRISDLPESYQVFHAGNAMHNGGLFGQGLGLGQIKLGFLSEVHTDMVLAGIAEEWGFLGLCVCFILFSVLIVLIFRIANRLKEPKYSLFCVGVVLLISFSLVINAFGVGGILPVKGLAVPFLSYGGSSLLANCIAIGLVLSLARYTKG, from the coding sequence ATGACTACAGACAGAAACCTGTTTTTTTGCGCTTCGCTATTGATTTTTTTGGGGGTATTGATGAGCTATTCGCTCTCAACTTACACCACAGTGGTGCTGTATCATTATGGGGAATTCCATTTTTTCATACGCCAGCTTTTAAGCGCGGTCATGGGGATTGTTATCATGTGGGGGTTGTCTCGGGTGGATCCTGGCAAGTGGTTTAGCTGTTTGGGGTTTTTTCTTCTTTTTATCCCGCCATTACTCATTATTGGCATGTTTTTTTTGCCAGAAAGCCTTTCCAGCAGCGCTGGGGGGGCGAAGCGTTGGATTCGTTTGGGGTTTTTTTCTCTAGCGCCTTTGGAGTTTTTAAAGATTGGTTTCACCTTTTTTCTTGCGTGGAGTTTGTCTCGCACCTTTGTGGCACAAGAAAAGGCTAATGTGAAAGAAGAACTCATCACTTTTGTGCCTTATTCAGTAGTGTTTGTGGTATTAGCGATTGGGGTGGGGGTTTTGCAAAACGATTTGGGGCAGATCGTTCTTTTGGGAGCGGTTTTAGCGGTGTTATTGGTTTTTTCTGGGGGGAGCGTGCATTTGTTTGGCTTGATTGTTTCAGGGGCGTTTGCGATCAGCGTTTTAGCGGTTGTTACAAGCGCTCATAGGATTTTACGCCTAAAATTGTGGTGGTCTAATTTGCAAAATTCGCTTTTCACGCTTTTGCCGGATAAATTAGCGAACGCTCTTAGAATAAGCGACTTGCCCGAATCCTATCAAGTCTTTCATGCAGGCAATGCCATGCATAATGGGGGCTTGTTTGGGCAAGGGCTTGGGCTTGGGCAGATCAAGCTTGGGTTTTTGAGCGAAGTGCATACGGACATGGTTTTAGCTGGGATCGCCGAAGAATGGGGTTTTTTGGGGCTATGCGTTTGTTTTATTTTGTTTTCTGTTTTGATTGTTTTGATTTTTAGGATCGCTAACCGCTTGAAAGAGCCAAAGTACTCGCTATTTTGTGTGGGCGTGGTGCTGCTTATTAGTTTTTCTTTGGTGATCAACGCCTTTGGAGTGGGCGGGATTCTTCCGGTTAAAGGTCTAGCGGTGCCGTTTTTGAGCTATGGAGGGAGTTCGCTTTTAGCGAATTGCATCGCTATAGGGCTTGTTTTAAGCCTAGCACGATACACGAAGGGCTAA
- the flgB gene encoding flagellar basal body rod protein FlgB, with product MNLQGFKKGVLMDFSKAFGLVYKALDYRALRQDMIASNIANVDTPFYRPKDLDFESVLAEKKAEIFENQTSKVLPLAHTNPRHLDFENSAKNGASLFFRDGHLAKNDGNSVDLDIETSEMGKNSTMYLALSSALKKYRGVINYAIDSSKNL from the coding sequence ATGAATTTGCAAGGGTTTAAAAAAGGGGTTTTGATGGATTTTTCTAAAGCGTTTGGGTTGGTTTATAAAGCGCTAGATTATAGGGCTTTAAGGCAGGATATGATCGCTTCTAACATCGCTAATGTGGATACCCCCTTTTACAGGCCAAAGGATTTGGATTTTGAAAGCGTTTTAGCGGAGAAAAAAGCAGAAATTTTTGAAAACCAAACCAGTAAAGTTTTGCCTTTAGCCCACACTAACCCTAGGCATTTAGACTTTGAAAATAGCGCTAAAAATGGGGCAAGCCTTTTTTTTAGAGATGGGCATTTGGCTAAAAATGATGGCAACAGCGTGGATTTAGACATAGAAACGAGTGAAATGGGCAAGAACTCTACCATGTATTTAGCCTTGAGTTCGGCCTTAAAAAAGTATCGAGGCGTGATCAATTACGCCATTGATTCCAGTAAGAATTTATAG
- the flgC gene encoding flagellar basal body rod protein FlgC has product MFLSSFDISGYGLSAQRLRANLISSNIANANTTHTSEGGPYRRQEAVFKAFDFNEILNQKIAQNHQITPYEDPLDEGDDNPLIPITSVVVDKIVRDDSEPLMKYDPSHPDANAQGYVAYPNVNAVVEMADLVEATRAYQANVAAFQSAKNMAQNAIGMLQT; this is encoded by the coding sequence ATGTTTTTATCTTCTTTTGATATTAGCGGTTATGGTTTGTCCGCCCAACGCTTAAGGGCTAATTTGATTTCTTCTAATATCGCTAACGCTAACACCACGCACACGAGCGAAGGAGGCCCTTATAGGAGGCAAGAAGCGGTGTTTAAGGCTTTTGATTTCAATGAGATTTTAAACCAAAAAATCGCTCAAAACCATCAAATTACCCCCTATGAAGATCCCTTAGATGAGGGCGATGACAACCCCTTAATCCCTATCACAAGCGTAGTGGTGGATAAGATCGTGCGCGATGATAGCGAGCCTTTGATGAAATACGATCCCAGCCACCCTGACGCTAACGCTCAAGGCTATGTGGCTTACCCCAATGTGAATGCGGTGGTTGAAATGGCGGATTTAGTGGAAGCGACTAGAGCCTATCAGGCCAATGTTGCAGCCTTTCAAAGCGCTAAAAACATGGCGCAAAATGCGATTGGCATGTTACAAACATGA
- the fliE gene encoding flagellar hook-basal body complex protein FliE, giving the protein MQAIHNDKSLLSPFSELNTDNRTKREESGSTFKEQKGGEFSKLLKQSINELNNTQEQSDKALADMATGQIKDLHQAAIAIGKAETSMKLMLEVRNKAISAYKELLRTQI; this is encoded by the coding sequence ATGCAAGCCATACACAATGATAAAAGCTTATTGAGTCCTTTCTCTGAGCTTAACACGGACAACAGGACTAAAAGAGAAGAATCAGGTAGCACCTTTAAAGAACAAAAGGGTGGGGAGTTTTCCAAACTCTTAAAACAATCTATCAATGAGCTTAACAACACTCAAGAGCAATCTGACAAAGCCTTAGCCGACATGGCGACAGGGCAAATCAAAGATTTGCACCAAGCGGCTATCGCTATAGGGAAGGCTGAAACGAGCATGAAACTCATGCTTGAAGTGCGCAACAAAGCGATCAGTGCTTATAAAGAGCTTTTAAGAACGCAGATCTAG
- a CDS encoding transcriptional regulator produces MIAWSFLKRGFVVATPYFNRFYHQKFMFSCVVKIQCYAIFK; encoded by the coding sequence ATGATCGCTTGGTCCTTTTTAAAGAGAGGGTTCGTTGTTGCTACGCCCTATTTTAACAGATTCTATCATCAAAAATTCATGTTCTCATGCGTTGTGAAAATCCAGTGCTACGCCATTTTCAAGTGA
- a CDS encoding peptidoglycan D,D-transpeptidase FtsI family protein, which translates to MDNKNIDPSFNPERFLETQKYKGSVTALIFLLLFFIFLMVAFKKAFFAQANMPNLVMSKQDTATRGTIYSQDNYSLAASQTLFKLGFDTRFLNPDKEDFFIDFLSIYSNIPKKSLKDAINTKGYIILAYDLTPNMAANIRDLNKKFLAFGVFQNFKDAHDKVWQKQGLNIEVSGVSRHYPYQNSLEPIIGYVQKQEEDRLTLTTGKKGVEKSQDHLLKAQQNGIRTGKRDVSFNFIQNHSYTEIERLDGYEVYLSVPLKLQREIETLLDKTKDKLKAKEILVGIINPKSGEILSLASSKRFNPNAIKTSDYESLNLSVAEKVFEPGSTIKPIVYSLLLDKNLINPKERIDLNHGYYQLGKYTIKDDFIPSKKAVVEDVLIQSSNVGMIKISKNLNPEDFYNGLLGYGFSQKTGIDLSLEATGKIPPLSAFKREVLKGSVSYGYGLNATFLQLLRAYAVFSNEGKLTTPYLVQRETAPNGDIYIPSPKPTFQVISPKSARKMKETLIKVVRYGTGKNAQFEGLYIGGKTGTARVAKNGSYSAESYNSSFFGFAEDERQVFTIGVVILGSHGKEEYYASKIAAPIFKEITEILVRYSYLSPSITIQNALEKNRFKIK; encoded by the coding sequence ATGGATAATAAAAACATTGATCCCAGTTTCAACCCAGAGCGGTTTTTAGAAACCCAAAAATACAAGGGTTCTGTTACGGCATTAATCTTTTTATTGCTTTTTTTTATTTTTTTAATGGTGGCTTTTAAAAAAGCTTTTTTTGCCCAAGCCAACATGCCCAATCTAGTGATGAGCAAACAAGACACTGCGACTAGGGGGACTATCTATAGTCAAGACAACTACAGCCTGGCCGCTTCGCAAACCCTTTTCAAACTGGGCTTTGATACAAGGTTTTTAAACCCGGATAAAGAAGATTTTTTCATTGATTTTCTCTCTATTTATAGCAATATCCCTAAAAAGTCCTTAAAAGACGCCATCAATACGAAGGGCTATATTATTCTAGCCTATGATCTCACGCCCAATATGGCCGCTAATATTAGAGACTTGAATAAGAAATTTTTAGCCTTTGGGGTTTTTCAAAATTTCAAAGACGCGCACGATAAAGTGTGGCAAAAACAAGGGCTAAACATTGAAGTGAGCGGCGTTTCTAGGCATTACCCTTATCAAAATAGCCTAGAGCCAATCATTGGTTATGTGCAAAAACAAGAAGAAGACAGGCTCACTTTAACTACCGGTAAAAAAGGCGTTGAAAAATCTCAAGATCACTTGCTTAAAGCCCAACAAAATGGCATAAGAACAGGCAAAAGAGACGTGAGCTTTAACTTCATTCAAAACCACTCTTACACAGAGATTGAGCGCCTTGATGGCTATGAGGTGTATTTGAGCGTTCCTTTAAAGCTCCAAAGAGAAATTGAAACCCTATTGGATAAAACCAAAGACAAACTCAAGGCTAAAGAAATCCTAGTGGGTATCATTAACCCTAAAAGCGGGGAAATCTTATCGCTGGCTTCAAGCAAGCGCTTCAATCCTAACGCCATTAAAACCAGCGATTATGAAAGCTTGAATTTGAGCGTTGCCGAAAAGGTTTTTGAGCCAGGCAGCACGATTAAACCCATTGTTTATTCCTTGCTGTTAGACAAGAATTTAATCAACCCTAAAGAACGCATTGATTTAAACCATGGCTATTACCAATTAGGAAAATACACCATTAAAGATGACTTTATCCCTAGTAAAAAAGCCGTTGTGGAAGACGTTTTGATCCAATCTAGCAATGTGGGCATGATAAAAATCAGCAAAAATCTCAACCCAGAGGATTTCTATAACGGGCTTTTAGGCTATGGATTTTCTCAAAAAACGGGCATTGACTTATCCTTAGAAGCCACAGGGAAGATCCCTCCTTTATCCGCTTTCAAGCGTGAAGTGTTAAAGGGCAGCGTCTCTTATGGCTATGGGTTGAACGCGACTTTTTTGCAACTTTTAAGGGCTTATGCGGTGTTTTCTAATGAAGGCAAATTGACTACCCCCTATTTAGTGCAACGAGAAACCGCCCCTAATGGCGATATTTACATCCCTAGCCCCAAACCCACTTTTCAAGTCATTAGCCCCAAAAGCGCTAGGAAAATGAAAGAAACCTTAATCAAAGTGGTGCGTTATGGCACAGGCAAAAACGCTCAATTTGAAGGGCTATACATAGGGGGCAAAACCGGCACGGCTAGGGTTGCCAAAAACGGGAGTTATAGTGCGGAGTCCTACAACAGCTCTTTTTTTGGGTTCGCTGAAGATGAAAGGCAGGTTTTTACTATCGGCGTGGTTATCTTAGGCTCGCACGGCAAGGAAGAATATTACGCTAGCAAGATTGCAGCCCCTATTTTTAAAGAAATCACCGAAATTTTAGTGCGTTACAGTTATCTATCGCCCTCTATTACGATTCAAAATGCGTTGGAGAAAAACCGCTTTAAGATAAAATAA